From Scomber japonicus isolate fScoJap1 chromosome 22, fScoJap1.pri, whole genome shotgun sequence, one genomic window encodes:
- the sb:cb1058 gene encoding cilia- and flagella-associated protein 251, with translation MTIGKNSRKSSVRSSIRAPKFLDKSSGFYGRLDEPETTVEGEVEIGKEVEERWSGTEDGSKEGGVVSSSSTRVVHIPGADEREEAEAFDLNEGMMEDDGESLLRRKPSRRSSRWRRSSRRKQKEGKAEEDTARDERPSLGTESIADTHILEDTKAMIEVEMEKLKTMEEENENAGRGKEPELVHFPVREEADDQVLIRDKKRGREEEGEEEKRMKREQEEGMKMVKRNAIKNYRKALDRAFRRGWEAFVTNLYSVTLTPVTSSSSSARHLHVHH, from the exons ATGACAATCGGCAAGAACTCCAGGAAGAGCTCTGTGCGGAGCTCCATCCGGGCCCCAAAGTTTCTAGACAAATCCAGCGGCTTCTACGGTCGCCTTGATGAGCCTGAAACCACTGTAGAAGGGGAGGTGGAGATTGGAAAAGAAGTGGAGGAAAGGTGGAGTGGGACGGAGGATGGCAGCAAAGAGGGGGGAGTTGTGAGCAGCTCAAGCACACGTGTGGTGCACATTCCTGGGGcagatgaaagggaagaagcAGAGGCATTTGACTTAAATGAAGGGATGATGGAAGATGACGGTGAGAGTCTCCTGCGCAGGAAACCCAGCCGccgcagcagcaggtggagaaGAAGCTCCAGGAGGAAGCAGAAGGAGGGGAAAGCTGAGGAAGACACAGCCAGAGATGAGAGGCCCAGCCTGGGCACAGAGAGTATCGCTGACACCCACATCCTGGAGGACACCAAGGCGATGATCGAGGTGGAGATGGAGAAACTGAAGAcgatggaggaagaaaatgagaatgcaggaagagggaaggagcctgagctcgTTCACTTTCCGGTTCGAGAGGAGGCGGATGACCAGGTCCTGATCAGAGACAAGAAGaggggtagagaggaggagggagaagaggagaagaggatgaagagggagcaAGAGGAGGGGATGAAGATGGTGAAGAGGAACGCGATAAAGAATTACCGTAAg GCTTTGGACAGAGCGTTTCGTCGCGGCTGGGAGGCCTTCGTCACCAACCTCTACAGTGTCACCCTCAcgcctgtgacatcatcatcatcatctgcgCGTCATCTTCATGTTCATCACTGA